The Salvia splendens isolate huo1 chromosome 21, SspV2, whole genome shotgun sequence genome includes a window with the following:
- the LOC121783985 gene encoding uncharacterized protein LOC121783985 — MDDSGKAPTASGGGKRSDANKNSSETPNVASGNTVATQNNGKSSTIKGKGKRIMDESAASGTSGGSKGNEIRHDFDQATKPTGGQDKGKEKMEDSGKAPTASDIEEETLIIDIPRSQRRMLNKVLVQVRRDKTHIYEPAVVSFGPYHHRRDPQLMLVEPFKDELRDIVCGGDADHKKSMIHKRIDDIRHFYGGAGGYTDEELAEMMLRDACFLICFICALTVGGVGEGTYARIHERLGVSAMFSVLRDICMLENQIPLWIISLIHPRYKSLSCEFVSDTFFGDDNCMTQLTWPEEEEGPLLLLEALHRSSLHLVETQQNSSLFWRLIKKYNQQRESSKNLTPSSLQLLDSPFRSVTDLKAKGIHLRKSSSCLTDISFFSFGLFAQLHLPVFLVSDADIVAVSNLIALEMSPGTYTNLGVTSYINFMKTLIINVNDVKVLREKGILISMLASDEEVLDIFKSIDTYGIANFGLLYEVKMRINEHCNSKAKTWMADLINTNFKSPWTVIATLAATFLLCLTFLQTYYTLNPRN, encoded by the exons atgGATGACTCTGGTAAAGCGCCAACAGCATCAG GTGGTGGAAAACGAAGTGATGCTAACAAGAACTCATCTGAAACACCAAACGTTGCTTCTGGAAACACTGTTGCAACTCAAAATAATGGAAAATCGTCGACAATTAAAG GCAAAGGAAAAAGGATAATGGATGAGTCTGCAGCGTCAG GTACCAGTGGTGGATCGAAAGGAAATGAGATAAGACATGATTTTGATCAAGCGACTAAACCAACAG GTGGTCAAGAcaaaggaaaagagaaaatgGAAGACTCTGGTAAAGCGCCAACAGCATCAG ACATAGAAGAGGAAACTCTCATTATCGACATCCCTCGATCTCAGCGGCGCATGTTGAACAAAGTGCTGGTGCAAGTGCGACGTGACAAGACGCACATTTATGAGCCAGCAGTTGTTTCGTTCGGCCCATACCACCACCGCCGGGATCCACAGTTGATGCTGGTGGAGCCATTCAAGGACGAGCTACGAGATATTGTTTGCGGAGGAGACGCTGACCATAAAAAGAGCATGATACATAAGCGGATAGATGATATTCGTCATTTCTATGGCGGAGCGGGTGGCTACACTGACGAGGAATTGGCTGAAATGATGCTCCGCGACGCTTGCTTCCTCATATGCTTTATCTGTGCATTAACTGTGGGTGGGGTTGGGGAAGGAACTTATGCCCGGATTCATGAACGCTTGGGAGTGTCTGCTATGTTCTCCGTGCTACGTGATATATGTATGCTGGAGAATCAGATTCCATTATGGATCATCTCCTTAATACACCCTCGATACAAATCATTGTCGTGCGAATTCGTGAGCGACACTTTTTTTGGGGATGACAACTGTATGACACAACTCACATGgccagaagaagaagaaggaccTCTTCTCCTACTCGAAGCTTTGCACCGCTCCTCCCTTCACCTCGTTGAGACCCAACAAAATTCAAGTCTCTTTTGGCGGCTTATCAAGAAATATAATCAACAAAGGGAATCATCGAAGAACCTTACACCAAGTTCGTTGCAACTGTTGGACAGTCCTTTTCGTTCGGTGACAGATCTGAAAGCAAAGGGTATTCATCTCCGGAAGAGTTCAAGTTGTTTGACAGACATCAGCTTCTTCTCCTTCGGCTTGTTCGCTCAACTCCACCTTCCTGTCTTCCTCGTCTCTGACGCAGACATCGTGGCCGTCTCCAATCTTATTGCACTGGAGATGTCGCCGGGAACATACACAAACCTTGGCGTGACATCTTACATTAATTTCATGAAAACGTTGATCATCAATGTTAATGATGTAAAGGTGCTGCGGGAGAAAGGCATACTGATCAGCATGTTGGCAAGCGATGAAGAGGTGCTTGATATATTTAAAAGCATCGATACCTATGGAATCGCAAACTTTGGTCTTTTATATGAGGTGAAGATGAGGATTAATGAGCACTGCAACAGCAAAGCTAAGACATGGATGGCCGACCTCATCAATACCAATTTTAAGAGCCCATGGACTGTTATAGCTACTCTTGCCGCCACATTTCTGCTTTGCCTCACTTTTCTACAAACTTACTACACACTCAATCCACGCAACTAA
- the LOC121785290 gene encoding receptor-like protein 35, whose amino-acid sequence MTNCSTKNLIVPLIFTSIFFGFGIRQSQACHPTDREALLDFKRRITSDPSKLLGNWIPSKDCCRLWDGIECDPSTGRVIKLERSGVSIGDSDVRVDTPMSGTLSPFLGNLSSLQLLNLAKLRNLTGPIPFELGKLTSLREMYLGANSLEGSIPSSIENMGLLQILSLSQNHLVGPIPHDLFKKMTSLIYLFFNDNNLSGSIPPSIGNMKSVQYIYLFNNDLSGPIPSSIGNLRRAYTLNLGNNNLSGNIPTSIRNMMGLVNIIFNNNNFTGVIPSQLANLRGLQYLD is encoded by the coding sequence ATGACGAATTGTTCAACCAAAAACCTCATTGTCCCCCTCATCTTCACCTCCATTTTCTTCGGGTTCGGGATTCGACAATCCCAAGCTTGCCACCCTACGGATAGAGAGGCACTCCTCGATTTCAAGAGAAGAATCACTTCCGATCCCTCAAAATTGCTTGGCAATTGGATTCCTAGCAAAGATTGTTGCAGATTATGGGATGGAATCGAGTGCGACCCTTCAACAGGCCGAGTCATCAAGTTGGAACGTTCCGGGGTTTCAATAGGCGACAGTGACGTGCGCGTAGACACCCCAATGTCCGGAACATTGTCCCCGTTTCTTGGGAATCTCTCTTCCCTTCAACTTCTCAATCTGGCCAAACTGCGGAACTTAACGGGCCCCATCCCGTTTGAACTAGGCAAGCTTACTAGCTTGCGCGAAATGTACCTCGGAGCAAACAGTCTCGAAGGATCAATCCCGAGCTCCATCGAGAACATGGGCCTACTACAAATCCTTAGTCTTAGCCAAAACCATCTCGTGGGCCCCATCCCCCATGATCTTTTCAAGAAAATGACATCATTAATATACCTCTTTTTCAACGACAACAATTTGAGCGGAAGCATCCCACCGTCCATCGGAAACATGAAATCCGTCCAATACATCTATCTATTCAACAACGACCTTTCCGGCCCGATCCCAAGCTCCATCGGCAACCTACGACGAGCTTACACCCTGAATCTCGGAAACAACAATCTCAGCGGCAACATTCCCACAAGCATCCGCAACATGATGGGTCTCGTCAACATAATCTTCAATAACAACAACTTCACCGGCGTAATCCCATCCCAACTTGCTAACTTGCGCGGCCTCCAATATCTTgactga